The Papaver somniferum cultivar HN1 unplaced genomic scaffold, ASM357369v1 unplaced-scaffold_107, whole genome shotgun sequence genome includes a region encoding these proteins:
- the LOC113327736 gene encoding uncharacterized protein LOC113327736, translating to MAETRSLIISCVFVCLLFASSTVMCTVEGEECHLVLADAVLAAVVRTVKGTLVKLDTKGVCSGTEKICDAWCPVQGKLLGKVIKGGNIGKCIYPKDDALNAGYCACCQLN from the exons ATGGCGGAAACCAGAAGTTTGATAATTTCTTGTGTGTTCGTTTGCCTTCTCTTCGCCTCGAGTACCGTCATGTGCACGGTAGAAG GTGAAGAGTGCCACCTTGTTTTAGCAGATGCTGTACTTGCGGCTGTAGTAAGAACAGTCAAGGGAACTCTTGTGAAACTGGATACCAAAGGAGTTTGCTCTGGTACAGAAAAGATATGTGATGCGTGGTGCCCCGTACAAGGAAAATTACTTGGTAAAGTTATCAAGGGTGGGAATATTGGTAAGTGCATCTATCCTAAAGATGATGCCCTAAACGCCGGATATTGCGCCTGCTGCCAACTGAACTGA